From Brassica rapa cultivar Chiifu-401-42 chromosome A06, CAAS_Brap_v3.01, whole genome shotgun sequence:
GCCGTGGGCGTGATGCAGTACTCTTCGCTGCCACTGTAATGTTCATCTTCAGCTTCTGTGTCTCTCTCGTGCCGTTTCTGTTTGGTTTTCACCGGCTTCAGTGAAGCCCGTATAGAGATTTCGGCGATGACCCATTTGCTACCGTCGGTGTCTAATCCTCTACCGACTTGAGATTTCTTTGAAGATCCCATATTTTGCGGAGGAATAGAGACACAAAGATAAGGGAGCAAataaaagaagaggaagagggagtAAGTGGAAAGTATGCGAAAGATTCTTGCTATTAAAGACACGTTTTGCCTTTTACAAGTCGCTTGCTTCCCCAGGAATTATTAGAGGAGAAGCTTTCAGAGGAAGACACTATTATAATTAGGTGGAAGACGAGTAAAGGGTAAAATCGGAAATTAATAACATGTTTACAGTTTACGTCTATTGTTTTGGCGCTGAATCTAAGTCATAACGGTTCTTTTTTCCCGCCACTTTCTGCGTAAATTCTTCTTAGTTCTTTACCCAACAAAGTCATGGTAAGATCATCTTCATtcattgaaataatattttaagttacccacttcgaaaaaaaaaaatatcgttcaaaaaaaattgaatgaatTACCAAAAGTTTGTAACGCGAAGTGCAGAAAGAAAAACAGAACTAAATGCATAAACCTTCTAGGAGCTATTTTGATTTGTGAAACACTTGAACAGTGAGATTTGGAGAAggaatttcttttaaaaacaacAAGTCATGGTTATAGAGAAAAAGACAAGGAATTTAAAAACAGAGAGTAGAATCTGAAACTTATTATTTTACTAAGACAAGACAGCACAAACTTAAATAAACATCTTACATAACTAACCGTCTgcaaaatgaaaaatgaaaaatgaaaaatgaagcATAACCAAACTTATCCAACAAGTCATGGTTATAACAAACATACCCGTTCACTTTTACATAGGCACTTAtttatctatactaataaaggAGAGTTTTCTCCCACCTTAAGCTGCCACGTCACCATATAGTACGGGGCGTTTTAGGACACATGGCATCACTCTATTTACGTTTTCCGCTTTCGGGCTTCAACTTTCGTATACAAAAGTTAAATTATGGGTTTGCAACAAATAAGCAAATCCAAAATGGATCTGCAAAATCAGATGTGATATCAAATAGCCCACTTCATCTTCCTTCTTCTTGGACTTCATCTTCTCTATGATAGAAGTTCTCATCTTTCCCACACCGAAACCAGAGCGATAGGTAACGCTTATCATTGAGAGTTTGAGACTACTCATTAAGTTTCACCATTAACTCACTCTGTAAAACTCCCCCACTACGTCGAATTTCGTTACTTCTCTCCCCACCTCCTTTGCAAATCCCTAATTTTATATTCTATAAATAGTGATGGAACCATCTCCTAATTTCACTGATTCTCCAGATTCATTACCATTTTGTTCTTACTAAAAGAGCCTGCAAGAATGGTGGAATCCTCATTGAGAGTCTCAATTGTCTCTCCCTTGCCATCTCTCCCACTACACTAATATTAATTACTTTTTCCTATCACCGCTTtgcaaaaccctaatttctcagaTTATAAATAAAGGTTGAAAACCTCCAAATCTCATTGCTTCACCATATTCTTTATACTGGAACCTGTGACGATGGTGACCTCTCCAATCCAGCTTTCCAATTTGAAGACTGGCGATGCTTCTCAGACGGTGGTGACACGTCTCCTTGCTCACATATATCCACGTTCTTTATCTAGAACTTCCTTGATCTGCAGAGAAGCCTTTCTTGCCATGGCAGCATTGTATTACTTGGTCTCTTTGATATTCATTTGTAATAATTAGcttttattgttgttgttgatgttcCGTAGATTGCAGTCAAGAGATTGAAGTAGCAGAGAAGAGATAAATTTTGCTGTAGAGTCAGCATTTTAGGCCGTATTCGTCGCAAGAATCTATTGAGTGCAACAGCTTACTGTTCGGAAGGACGAGAACGACTCATTGTAAGTCTTCAGGACCAAAATGGTTTATATACTTATTGAAAATTATCTTCCATTTGAAATGTCGATTTGTTTTCCATATTGTTGTGTTTTATACAAATAGTACTGGTGTTCTTTTGCTAGAGCAGGTGCCTGGTACGAGACCTGTAGAGAGGCTGAAACGAACAACAAAACAAGGTCTAACGAATGGTTTTACCTTCTGGTTTACCAGAAGAAGTATGGTGAAATTGCGGATCAACAGCTAATTGGGAAGTATGTAGACGAGGAGC
This genomic window contains:
- the LOC103875200 gene encoding cyclin-dependent protein kinase inhibitor SMR6 produces the protein MGSSKKSQVGRGLDTDGSKWVIAEISIRASLKPVKTKQKRHERDTEAEDEHYSGSEEYCITPTAKEAKLSEKLICPPAPRKRRPELKCRSNVGIEYFVVTPSELETVFIRSSNVKR